A region of Chitinophaga horti DNA encodes the following proteins:
- a CDS encoding PorP/SprF family type IX secretion system membrane protein: protein MKKIIITGLFLVLAFGAFAQQGVQYSQYMFNGLYINPAYAGYKEQLHLHSFYRSQWTDIPGAPRSFSLAADASANNGNVGLGLQVSADKLGAQSTLAAYGSYAYRIRLNEDGSSRLAIGLSAGLMQLGIDGSVLNPNDPEQQMPAGRQNRIVPDGRAGVYFSNKRFYAGLSFDNLVAQYIDMDKDGFIPQTKLHYYLTAGVLLPVSEDVQLKPSFLLKDDLGGPTSIDLNAFLLYKDIIWLGGSYRNGVKLYEKDYLQKNLNYRNAVVAAVELFPVDGLRIGYAYDFSVGPLSGQASGTHEVSIGFTFRKRDVRMVTPRLF from the coding sequence ATGAAAAAGATAATCATCACGGGGCTTTTCCTGGTACTGGCTTTCGGCGCGTTTGCGCAACAGGGCGTGCAGTACAGTCAATATATGTTCAACGGACTTTACATCAACCCGGCTTATGCTGGCTATAAAGAACAATTGCACCTGCATTCCTTCTACAGGAGCCAGTGGACGGATATTCCCGGTGCGCCGCGCAGCTTTTCGCTGGCAGCGGATGCGAGTGCCAATAATGGGAACGTGGGATTGGGTTTACAGGTATCTGCCGACAAGCTGGGCGCACAAAGTACGCTGGCGGCTTATGGCAGCTATGCCTATCGCATCCGCCTCAATGAAGACGGTTCTTCACGCCTGGCTATTGGCCTTAGCGCCGGTCTGATGCAGTTGGGCATAGATGGATCCGTACTCAACCCGAACGATCCTGAACAACAAATGCCCGCCGGCCGCCAGAACCGTATCGTGCCCGACGGCAGGGCAGGGGTGTACTTCTCGAACAAACGTTTTTATGCAGGCTTATCGTTCGATAACCTCGTAGCGCAATACATTGATATGGACAAGGATGGCTTCATCCCTCAAACCAAATTGCACTATTACCTCACCGCCGGCGTACTGCTGCCGGTGAGCGAGGACGTGCAGTTGAAACCGTCGTTCCTGTTAAAAGACGATCTCGGCGGCCCTACCAGCATCGACCTGAATGCCTTCCTGCTGTATAAGGACATCATCTGGCTGGGCGGCTCTTATCGTAATGGGGTGAAGCTCTACGAGAAAGATTACCTGCAAAAGAACCTGAACTACCGCAATGCCGTAGTAGCTGCCGTGGAACTTTTCCCGGTGGATGGGCTGCGCATCGGTTACGCCTATGATTTTAGCGTAGGCCCTTTGAGCGGACAAGCCAGCGGCACGCATGAAGTATCAATCGGCTTCACTTTCCGGAAGCGCGATGTGAGAATGGTTACACCACGTTTGTTTTAA
- a CDS encoding Ig-like domain-containing protein — protein sequence MASQAEYIEAIRKISYNNSLGSPNTTNRIITTVLNDGAETGPASTTTIVIVATPRINVTGNGNSIADGTTTTDAANGTGFGTFTNASAPVTHSFVIENVGTGIINLLGTPRVSITGAAGFSVSAQPSAASLNAGANTAFEVSFNPALHTVGNFTATVVITNDDPNAQRSVYTFAVSASLNNLPVITNSTLTSAEDANLNIYAADFSSQFTDIDGASLARIRIDRLPLNGSFRYNGTPVTVGQMFYTSLFGNFVFTPTADWNGSTSFDWSGHDGTSFSTASATITIDVTPENDAPTVTGPVSLSANENTPVSLSTVSFGDVDALTGVVTATFSATEGGFTATSNASVTVGGTAGACTLTGTLSDINTFIAGNNITYSATDRPSAAVVLSISINDNGNTGAGGSLQSTYNLPLSITAQNDLPVGTNGSETTNEDTPLDGSVTATDPDGDALTFTKATDPSHGTVVVNSDGTYTYTPSGNYHGADQFTVTVSDGTGGTATITVDVTVTSVNDVPVGTNDAKTTNEDTPVNGTMTATDADGDALTYVKATDPSHGTVVVNSDGTYTYTPSNNYHGADQFTVTVSDGNGGTATITVDVTVTAVNDVPVGTTDTKTTNEDTPVDGALTATDADGDALTYVKASDPSHGTVVVNTDGTYTYTPSGNYHGADQFTVTVSDGNGGTATITVDITVTSVNDVPVGTNGSETTNEDTPVNGAVAATDVDGDALTYAKATDPSHGTVTVNSDGTYTYTPSANYHGADQFTVTVSDGNGGTATITVDVTVTSVNDVPVGTNDSQTTNEDTPVNGAVAATDVDGDALTYAKATDPSHGTVTVNSDGTYTYTPSANYHGADQFTVTVSDGNGGTATITVDVTVTSVNDVPVGTNDSETTNEDTPVNGKLTATDADGDALTYVKASDPSHGTVVVNTDGTYTYTPSGNYHGADQFTVTVNDGNGGTATITVDITVTSVNDVPVGTNDSETTNEDTPVNGAVAATDVDGDALTYAKATDPSHGTVTVNSDGTYTYTPSANYHGADQFTVTVSDGNGGTATITVDVTVTSVNDAPVGTNGSETTNEDTPVNGAVTATDVDGDALTYTKATDPSHGTVTVNSNGTYTYTPNADYHGADQFTVTVSDGNGGTATITVAISVTAVNDVPVVTNDQRTTAQDVAVNGTVTATDRDNDPLTFTKGSDPSHGTVTVNTDGTYRYTPASGYSGSDQFTINVSDGQGGTAVATVSLTVTAGAPGVTMVKTAVRTGNQVTYSFTISNTGAVTLITVSFTDAKLGISNKVVDVNGGLAPGASVVITEVYTITDADRLQGKVSNTASVNATSAAGAAASDISGTAAGNDQPTVITLPPPPVANDDQANVRTNQSITINLLGNDRGEGVTLDPLSIEIVTTPQHGTVTINTDGTITYRPNAGFNGEEAFSYRVRNVDGVYSNTASVRVSVSFLNITVPNVFTPNGDGTNDRLEIRGIEQFADNELVIVNRWGNEVFRQRRYNNAWNGDGLNEGTYYYLLRVKRTASSEWEIMKGYITLIRAFKH from the coding sequence GTGGCCAGCCAGGCAGAATATATAGAAGCGATCAGAAAGATCTCCTACAATAATAGCCTGGGCAGTCCGAACACGACCAACCGTATCATCACCACGGTATTGAATGATGGCGCGGAGACCGGACCGGCTTCTACGACTACGATCGTGATTGTGGCTACGCCGAGAATCAATGTTACCGGCAATGGGAATAGTATTGCCGACGGCACCACCACAACAGATGCTGCCAATGGTACGGGCTTCGGTACGTTTACCAATGCCTCGGCGCCTGTTACGCATAGTTTTGTGATTGAGAATGTCGGTACCGGCATTATTAACCTGCTGGGCACGCCGCGCGTTTCGATAACAGGCGCTGCCGGGTTTTCTGTATCGGCACAACCGTCGGCCGCATCTTTAAATGCCGGTGCTAATACAGCTTTTGAAGTGAGCTTTAATCCTGCGTTGCATACGGTGGGGAACTTTACGGCGACCGTAGTGATCACGAACGATGATCCGAACGCCCAGCGATCTGTTTATACTTTCGCTGTATCGGCATCCCTCAATAACCTGCCGGTAATCACAAATAGTACGTTAACATCTGCGGAAGACGCTAATCTGAATATATATGCGGCCGATTTCTCCAGCCAGTTTACTGACATAGACGGGGCGTCGCTTGCAAGGATCAGGATTGATCGTTTGCCGCTGAATGGCAGCTTCCGTTATAACGGTACACCCGTAACCGTTGGTCAGATGTTTTACACATCGCTCTTCGGTAACTTCGTGTTCACGCCGACAGCTGACTGGAACGGTAGCACCAGCTTCGATTGGAGCGGGCATGACGGCACTTCTTTTTCTACCGCCTCTGCCACAATAACCATTGATGTTACACCGGAAAACGATGCGCCGACCGTAACGGGCCCGGTAAGTCTCTCTGCCAATGAGAATACCCCCGTGTCGTTGTCGACTGTGTCATTTGGTGATGTGGATGCATTGACTGGCGTTGTAACGGCAACGTTTAGCGCCACCGAGGGCGGATTCACTGCCACCTCCAATGCCAGCGTTACAGTAGGAGGAACGGCCGGTGCATGTACACTGACCGGTACATTGAGCGACATCAACACGTTTATCGCCGGTAATAATATTACCTATAGCGCGACGGACAGGCCATCAGCTGCTGTAGTACTGTCGATCAGTATAAATGATAACGGCAACACCGGTGCCGGTGGCTCTTTGCAGTCGACATACAACCTGCCGCTAAGCATCACTGCGCAAAACGATTTGCCGGTCGGTACGAATGGAAGTGAAACGACCAATGAGGATACGCCTTTAGACGGCAGCGTCACTGCTACTGATCCGGACGGAGATGCGCTTACTTTTACGAAGGCCACTGATCCTTCTCACGGTACCGTGGTGGTGAACAGCGATGGTACTTACACCTATACGCCTTCAGGTAACTATCATGGTGCAGACCAGTTTACGGTGACAGTGAGCGATGGCACTGGCGGAACTGCTACTATTACGGTGGATGTAACTGTTACTTCTGTGAACGATGTTCCAGTTGGTACTAATGATGCTAAGACTACGAATGAAGACACCCCTGTAAACGGCACGATGACTGCGACTGATGCGGACGGGGATGCGCTGACTTACGTGAAGGCTACTGATCCTTCGCATGGCACTGTCGTGGTGAATAGTGACGGAACCTATACTTACACGCCTTCAAACAATTATCATGGGGCAGATCAGTTTACAGTGACGGTAAGCGATGGTAATGGCGGAACGGCTACTATTACGGTAGATGTGACCGTCACCGCTGTGAACGATGTTCCGGTAGGTACTACCGATACTAAAACCACTAATGAGGATACGCCTGTGGATGGCGCCCTCACCGCCACCGATGCGGACGGGGATGCGCTGACTTACGTGAAGGCTAGTGATCCTTCACATGGCACTGTGGTTGTGAATACTGACGGTACCTATACTTATACGCCTTCAGGAAATTACCATGGGGCAGATCAGTTTACCGTTACGGTGAGCGATGGTAATGGTGGTACGGCTACTATTACGGTAGATATAACCGTTACGTCGGTGAACGACGTGCCTGTCGGTACGAACGGTAGCGAAACCACGAATGAAGATACGCCTGTAAACGGCGCTGTTGCTGCCACCGATGTAGACGGGGATGCGCTGACGTATGCGAAAGCCACCGACCCTTCGCATGGCACCGTAACCGTGAACAGCGACGGCACTTACACTTATACGCCTTCAGCGAATTATCATGGGGCAGACCAGTTTACCGTAACGGTGAGCGATGGCAATGGTGGTACGGCTACTATCACGGTAGATGTAACCGTTACGTCGGTGAACGACGTGCCTGTAGGTACGAACGATAGCCAAACCACGAATGAAGATACGCCTGTAAACGGCGCTGTTGCTGCCACCGATGTAGACGGGGATGCGCTGACGTACGCGAAAGCCACCGATCCTTCGCATGGCACCGTAACCGTGAACAGCGACGGTACTTACACTTATACGCCTTCAGCGAATTATCATGGGGCAGACCAGTTTACCGTAACGGTGAGCGATGGTAATGGCGGAACGGCTACTATCACGGTAGATGTAACCGTTACGTCGGTGAACGACGTGCCTGTAGGTACGAACGATAGCGAAACCACCAACGAAGACACGCCTGTAAACGGCAAGCTAACAGCCACCGACGCGGACGGGGATGCGCTGACTTACGTGAAGGCTAGTGATCCTTCACATGGCACTGTGGTTGTGAATACTGACGGTACCTATACTTATACGCCTTCAGGAAATTACCATGGGGCAGATCAGTTTACCGTAACAGTGAACGATGGCAATGGCGGTACGGCCACTATTACGGTAGATATAACCGTTACGTCGGTGAACGACGTGCCTGTCGGTACAAACGATAGCGAAACCACGAATGAAGATACGCCTGTAAACGGCGCTGTTGCTGCCACCGATGTAGACGGGGATGCGCTGACGTACGCGAAAGCCACCGATCCTTCGCATGGCACCGTAACCGTGAACAGCGACGGCACTTACACGTATACGCCTTCAGCGAATTATCATGGGGCAGACCAGTTTACCGTAACGGTGAGCGATGGCAATGGTGGTACGGCCACTATCACGGTAGATGTAACCGTTACGTCGGTGAACGACGCGCCTGTAGGTACGAACGGCAGTGAAACGACCAACGAAGACACGCCTGTAAACGGCGCTGTTACTGCCACCGATGTAGACGGAGACGCGCTGACGTATACGAAAGCCACCGATCCATCTCATGGCACCGTAACCGTGAACAGCAATGGTACTTACACTTATACGCCGAACGCTGACTACCATGGAGCGGACCAGTTTACCGTAACGGTGAGCGATGGAAACGGCGGTACGGCTACGATTACGGTCGCCATCTCCGTGACAGCTGTCAACGATGTGCCCGTTGTTACCAACGACCAGCGTACTACCGCACAGGATGTAGCTGTTAACGGCACTGTAACAGCTACGGACCGCGATAATGACCCGCTTACCTTTACTAAAGGAAGCGATCCTTCACATGGTACCGTAACTGTCAATACAGACGGTACGTATCGTTACACTCCTGCCAGCGGCTATTCCGGCAGCGACCAGTTTACCATCAACGTAAGCGACGGACAAGGCGGTACCGCAGTGGCTACCGTTTCGCTGACTGTAACGGCGGGTGCGCCTGGGGTTACAATGGTGAAGACGGCTGTGCGGACAGGCAACCAGGTCACCTATAGCTTTACGATCAGCAATACCGGCGCTGTAACGCTTATTACGGTTTCCTTTACAGATGCGAAACTCGGTATCAGCAATAAAGTCGTCGATGTAAATGGCGGCCTGGCACCGGGTGCTTCTGTGGTGATAACGGAAGTGTACACAATCACTGACGCAGATCGCCTGCAAGGAAAAGTGAGCAACACGGCCTCCGTAAACGCTACCAGTGCCGCAGGTGCCGCAGCCAGCGATATTTCCGGTACGGCTGCAGGTAACGATCAGCCAACAGTGATCACCTTGCCACCGCCGCCTGTGGCGAACGACGACCAGGCGAACGTGCGTACGAATCAATCCATAACCATTAACCTGCTCGGTAACGACCGCGGAGAAGGCGTGACGCTCGATCCGCTGAGTATTGAGATTGTCACCACACCACAACACGGCACCGTAACGATCAATACGGATGGTACGATTACTTATCGTCCGAACGCAGGATTCAATGGGGAAGAAGCGTTTTCCTACCGCGTGCGGAACGTCGATGGGGTGTATTCGAACACGGCTAGTGTGCGCGTATCCGTATCCTTCCTGAATATAACTGTACCTAACGTGTTCACGCCAAACGGCGACGGTACCAACGACCGGCTGGAAATCCGCGGCATCGAACAGTTTGCGGATAATGAACTGGTGATCGTGAACCGCTGGGGCAACGAGGTGTTCCGCCAGCGCCGGTACAATAACGCCTGGAACGGGGACGGACTCAACGAGGGTACTTATTACTACCTGCTGCGGGTGAAACGCACGGCCAGCTCCGAGTGGGAAATAATGAAAGGGTACATCACACTGATCAGGGCTTTTAAACATTAA
- a CDS encoding OmpA family protein, with translation MKRVLYTGFFLVAFCSGLKAQYILREADEAFGQFKYVKAAQLYERAYSKKKTLYAAGRAADCHRLTNNYREAQAWYAIASGRGATPIHILQHAQSLQQNARYPEAQLEYQRYAAADNGVTEKQLKRWTLSCDSAMLWMQSPANIRVTNLASLNSPQSDWAPVPFAGGIAFASDRSGETRINENGNALLRFDRGQSPDTRRYAWTGNEYLNLLFKSSTDSSIRVFPLQADTRYHVGPASFTADGKEIFFARTKVQGNGSGAMNTVHVAIFSSKKDDAGNWSSPVAFFFNKADAYSVGDPFISADGQQLYFSSNMPGGKGGADIYTCRRQADGSWSAPENLAHVNTDGDERTPAVVNGWLYFASNGHIGMGGLDIFYVSANGGTPVNMRYPVNSPQDDFAFSLDASGQLAYLSSNREGGIGSDDVYRVAYITPPTYTLQGIASGTGKAPLPDANISLLQSGTIIARTRTDATGKFELKLNTGEPYQVAIQKDGFKSDTIDIAPKRDTTVAIIKNEFNIGELEVGKTIALTNIYFDYNKADIRADAKPELDKLVRLLKTHPAMSIELGTHTDSRGNDAYNEKLSQRRAESVVAYLVKSGIADERLKARGYGESQLLNSCANGVVCSEAEHQLNRRTEFKITGL, from the coding sequence ATGAAAAGAGTTTTATACACGGGATTTTTCCTGGTCGCTTTCTGTTCCGGCCTCAAAGCGCAGTATATTTTGCGGGAGGCTGATGAAGCGTTCGGACAGTTTAAATACGTAAAGGCCGCGCAGTTATACGAGCGCGCCTACAGTAAAAAGAAAACGTTGTACGCAGCCGGCCGTGCGGCCGATTGTCACCGACTGACGAACAACTATCGTGAAGCGCAAGCATGGTATGCAATAGCAAGTGGCCGGGGCGCCACGCCTATACATATTTTGCAGCACGCGCAATCACTGCAGCAAAATGCCCGGTATCCGGAAGCCCAACTCGAGTACCAACGTTACGCGGCTGCGGATAACGGTGTTACGGAGAAACAATTGAAACGCTGGACACTGTCCTGCGACTCCGCCATGCTTTGGATGCAGTCGCCGGCCAACATCCGGGTAACGAACTTAGCATCGCTGAATAGTCCGCAATCCGACTGGGCGCCAGTGCCATTCGCGGGCGGCATCGCTTTCGCCTCCGACCGTAGCGGCGAAACAAGGATCAATGAAAATGGCAACGCCCTGTTACGGTTCGATCGTGGGCAAAGCCCGGATACGAGGCGTTATGCATGGACGGGCAACGAGTATCTTAATCTCCTGTTTAAGTCATCCACCGATAGCAGCATACGTGTATTTCCTTTGCAGGCAGATACCCGTTATCATGTTGGTCCGGCCAGCTTTACCGCAGACGGAAAGGAGATATTTTTTGCGCGCACGAAAGTGCAGGGTAACGGCAGCGGGGCGATGAACACCGTGCATGTAGCTATCTTCAGCAGTAAGAAAGATGATGCGGGTAACTGGTCTTCGCCGGTTGCATTTTTCTTCAATAAAGCGGACGCTTATTCTGTGGGAGATCCGTTTATCAGTGCGGACGGGCAGCAACTGTACTTCTCATCCAACATGCCCGGCGGAAAAGGCGGTGCCGACATCTATACATGTCGCCGCCAGGCAGATGGCAGCTGGTCGGCCCCGGAAAACCTCGCTCATGTGAACACCGACGGCGACGAGCGTACGCCTGCTGTGGTGAACGGGTGGCTGTACTTTGCGAGCAACGGTCATATCGGCATGGGTGGTCTCGATATCTTTTATGTGTCCGCAAACGGCGGTACACCGGTTAACATGCGTTACCCCGTGAACTCCCCGCAGGATGATTTTGCCTTTAGCCTCGATGCATCCGGTCAGCTAGCCTACCTGTCATCCAACCGGGAAGGTGGCATTGGCAGCGATGACGTGTACCGTGTAGCCTATATCACTCCGCCAACTTATACCCTGCAAGGCATCGCAAGCGGTACCGGCAAAGCGCCGTTGCCAGACGCTAACATATCCCTGTTACAGTCCGGCACCATCATCGCCCGTACCCGTACAGACGCTACCGGTAAGTTTGAACTGAAACTCAACACCGGCGAGCCCTACCAGGTCGCTATCCAGAAAGACGGTTTCAAGTCCGACACCATCGATATCGCTCCCAAACGCGATACCACCGTGGCTATCATCAAAAATGAATTTAACATCGGGGAGCTGGAGGTGGGCAAAACCATTGCCCTTACGAACATCTATTTCGATTACAATAAGGCAGACATCCGTGCGGACGCAAAGCCCGAGCTGGACAAACTCGTACGCCTCCTGAAAACCCACCCTGCCATGTCGATCGAACTAGGCACGCACACCGATAGTCGCGGCAACGACGCCTATAACGAGAAGCTGTCCCAACGCAGGGCCGAATCCGTAGTAGCCTACCTGGTAAAAAGCGGCATTGCGGACGAGCGGCTGAAGGCAAGGGGGTATGGTGAAAGCCAGTTGTTGAATAGCTGCGCGAACGGGGTGGTATGTTCGGAAGCGGAGCATCAGTTGAACAGGAGGACGGAGTTTAAGATTACGGGGTTATAG
- a CDS encoding RNA polymerase sigma factor translates to MTSRHDYNEKEYLQAVAQGDEVAFAEVFHRYRNKVYTIALNITRSEPVAEEILLDVFLKVWLKREQLYGLEHFSAWLFTITRNRVFSTLKQMAQDKRATLVDEELLTDHENPNSRLLDKEYQKVLQQAVAGLSPQQKKVYHLIREGGLKREEAAQQLNLSPETVKRHLSEAMQFIRAYCLSHLGVYGTLVVLVLPNC, encoded by the coding sequence ATGACCAGCCGACACGACTATAACGAAAAAGAATACCTGCAGGCGGTGGCGCAAGGCGACGAAGTTGCCTTTGCCGAGGTGTTTCATCGTTATCGCAACAAGGTGTACACGATCGCGTTAAACATCACCCGCTCCGAACCGGTAGCGGAAGAAATTCTGCTGGATGTGTTCCTGAAGGTCTGGCTCAAACGCGAACAACTGTACGGGCTCGAACATTTCTCCGCCTGGCTGTTTACCATCACCCGCAACCGGGTGTTCTCCACGCTTAAACAAATGGCGCAGGATAAACGGGCTACGTTGGTAGACGAAGAACTGCTCACCGATCATGAAAACCCAAACTCACGCCTGCTGGACAAAGAATACCAGAAAGTACTGCAACAAGCGGTAGCCGGTTTATCTCCCCAGCAAAAGAAAGTTTACCACCTCATCCGCGAAGGCGGCCTGAAACGGGAGGAAGCGGCGCAACAACTGAACCTCTCCCCCGAAACGGTGAAACGCCACCTCTCCGAAGCCATGCAGTTCATACGGGCCTATTGCCTCTCCCACCTGGGTGTTTATGGTACACTCGTCGTGCTCGTATTACCGAATTGTTAA
- a CDS encoding FecR domain-containing protein: MPVFEQLFSKYLKGETSAQEEQELFDQIAQPENNDRLLQLIDQAIAGSGDEHQANKADEILSLILEARPAKRVKVFTYMKWAAAALVAGAIGVGAWMYTKQPTTPPQLATQQPQQNDIAPASKGALLTLADGTTVPLDSLKQGVIASQHGASISLDKGTVSYSGQSTDIAMNTLSTPNGRLYHLVLPDGSEVWLNAGSAITFPTSFSGNERRVSLKGEAYFEIAESASQPFKVQAGASEVQVLGTGFNIMAYENEAAVKTTLVHGSIAVAAGSSSRILKPGQQASVTTNGIMVQQADVSQVMAWKNGLFNFENATVKDVMNQLERWYDIEVVYENGVPDITFGGKMERGLSLSHVMRILEISKVKLRLEQRRLIVTK; the protein is encoded by the coding sequence ATGCCCGTTTTCGAGCAACTGTTCTCTAAATATCTCAAAGGTGAAACATCGGCACAGGAAGAACAGGAGCTGTTCGACCAGATCGCGCAACCGGAAAATAACGACCGGCTGCTGCAGCTAATCGACCAAGCCATTGCGGGCAGCGGCGACGAGCACCAGGCTAACAAAGCCGACGAGATCCTCTCACTGATACTGGAAGCACGGCCAGCCAAACGGGTGAAAGTATTCACGTACATGAAATGGGCGGCAGCCGCATTGGTTGCAGGGGCCATCGGCGTCGGGGCATGGATGTATACCAAACAGCCAACAACACCGCCGCAGCTGGCCACACAACAACCGCAGCAAAATGATATTGCACCCGCCTCCAAAGGCGCGCTGCTCACCTTAGCCGATGGCACCACCGTACCGCTGGACAGCCTCAAACAAGGCGTAATCGCCAGCCAGCACGGCGCCAGCATCTCCCTTGATAAAGGAACGGTAAGTTACAGCGGCCAGTCGACCGACATTGCCATGAACACCCTCTCCACCCCCAACGGCCGCCTGTACCACCTGGTACTGCCCGACGGGTCGGAGGTGTGGCTGAACGCCGGCAGCGCAATTACGTTCCCTACCAGCTTTTCGGGTAATGAAAGGCGCGTGTCCCTCAAAGGAGAAGCCTACTTTGAGATCGCGGAAAGTGCCAGCCAGCCTTTTAAGGTGCAGGCAGGTGCATCCGAAGTACAGGTGCTGGGTACCGGCTTCAACATCATGGCTTACGAAAATGAAGCGGCGGTGAAAACCACGCTGGTACACGGCAGCATCGCCGTAGCGGCCGGAAGCAGTTCGAGGATATTGAAGCCGGGGCAGCAGGCCAGCGTAACGACCAATGGCATCATGGTGCAGCAGGCGGATGTAAGCCAGGTAATGGCCTGGAAGAATGGCCTGTTCAACTTCGAGAACGCCACCGTAAAAGACGTTATGAACCAGCTCGAACGCTGGTACGATATAGAAGTAGTGTACGAGAATGGAGTGCCCGACATTACGTTCGGTGGAAAAATGGAACGAGGCCTGAGCCTCTCACACGTTATGAGAATTTTAGAAATCTCGAAAGTAAAACTGAGATTGGAACAACGCAGATTAATTGTAACGAAGTAA